Proteins from a single region of Paraglaciecola sp. T6c:
- a CDS encoding DEAD/DEAH box helicase yields the protein MSFADLGLSPAILSAVTAKGYTDPSPIQAQAIPAILEGKDIMAAAQTGTGKTAGFTLPLLELLNRGTHARGNQARALVLTPTRELAAQVAASVVDYGKDLPLRSAVVFGGVGINPQMIKLRKGVDILVATPGRLLDLYNQNAVRFDDLEILVLDEADRMLDMGFIHDIKKVLKLLPTKRQNLLFSATFSDDIRALAKGLVNNPVEVSVSPPNTTVEAVEQFVCPVDKNQKTPALIRMIKDNDWQQVLVFSRTKHGANRIAKQLEARGITSAAIHGNKSQGARTKALAEFKSGKVRALVATDIAARGLDISQLPQVVNYDLPNVAEDYVHRIGRTGRAGASGQAISLVTADEFSLLADIERFTKQIIPRKGIEGFEPVHALPESRLDSRPIKPKKPKKPRVQHRDGQRSGDNARGHHSGNRRGNGPKNASPRRSAS from the coding sequence ATGAGTTTTGCCGATTTAGGCTTATCCCCCGCAATTTTGTCTGCCGTTACAGCGAAAGGCTACACAGACCCATCTCCAATTCAAGCACAAGCCATACCTGCCATATTAGAAGGCAAGGACATCATGGCAGCAGCACAAACCGGTACAGGTAAAACAGCGGGCTTTACTCTGCCTTTACTCGAATTGCTGAATCGTGGAACACATGCACGTGGAAACCAAGCTCGTGCATTAGTGTTAACTCCTACGCGTGAACTTGCAGCGCAAGTCGCTGCCAGTGTGGTTGACTATGGCAAGGATCTTCCATTGCGCTCAGCTGTTGTGTTTGGTGGTGTTGGCATCAACCCACAGATGATCAAGTTGCGCAAAGGCGTCGATATTCTAGTCGCCACACCGGGGCGCTTGCTTGACCTGTATAACCAGAATGCGGTTAGATTTGACGATTTAGAAATTTTGGTGCTGGATGAAGCGGACCGTATGCTAGATATGGGCTTTATTCACGACATCAAAAAGGTGCTAAAGCTGCTACCAACGAAACGTCAAAACTTACTTTTTTCAGCCACCTTTTCAGATGATATACGTGCATTAGCGAAAGGGCTTGTGAATAACCCGGTCGAAGTATCTGTTTCCCCGCCTAATACAACAGTAGAAGCCGTGGAACAGTTTGTGTGCCCCGTTGATAAGAATCAAAAGACACCCGCTTTGATTCGCATGATTAAAGACAATGATTGGCAACAAGTGTTGGTATTTAGCCGCACTAAACATGGTGCGAATCGGATCGCCAAGCAGCTTGAAGCGCGTGGTATTACCTCAGCGGCTATTCACGGTAACAAAAGTCAAGGCGCTCGTACAAAAGCGCTAGCCGAGTTTAAAAGCGGTAAAGTGCGTGCATTAGTGGCGACCGATATTGCTGCTCGTGGTCTAGATATCAGTCAATTACCCCAGGTAGTCAACTATGACCTACCCAATGTAGCAGAAGATTACGTTCACCGTATCGGTCGAACAGGCCGTGCTGGTGCAAGTGGACAAGCTATCTCACTTGTCACCGCGGATGAGTTTTCCTTGCTGGCTGATATTGAACGTTTTACTAAGCAAATCATTCCACGCAAGGGGATTGAAGGGTTTGAGCCTGTTCATGCATTACCTGAATCAAGATTAGATTCGCGCCCTATTAAACCTAAAAAGCCTAAAAAACCTCGAGTTCAGCACCGAGATGGTCAACGTTCTGGTGATAATGCTCGTGGGCACCACTCTGGTAACCGTCGGGGTAATGGGCCTAAAAATGCCAGCCCTCGCCGCTCAGCGTCTTAA